The Myxococcus guangdongensis DNA segment CGGAAGCCGTGGCCCCGCTCCAGCGGATGGGCCCCATCCGGCGTCCCCACCTCCATGGCGCTCAGGGGCAGGACGAAGACGCCCTCGGCCGCCAGGGCCTCCAGCCGGGAGGTGAAGGCCGCGGGCTCCAGCGCGCCCTTCACGCCGATGCAGGTGACGAGGCCCCCCTGGGGCGCGGTGCCGTACACGCCTCGCGAGCGCTCCAGGAACGCGGCCAGGGTGCGCCGGTTCTGGAGCCAGTCCTCGCGCGCCCGCTTCAGCGCGGGGCTGTGCAGGTCCTTGAGCACCTCGTAGGAGATCCACTCCGTCACCGGGTTCACCGTGTGCGTCGTGTAGTTCTTCTCGTTCTGCATCCGGGCCAGCATCTCCGTGTCGCCCACGCACCAGCCGATGCGCAGCCCCGGACAGCCCAGGCACTTGATGAACGAGCCCGTCACGAACGAGCGCGTGCCCGGCCGGTACACCGTGGCCCCCAGCACCGCGTCCTCGGAGGACAGGAAGCGGTAGTGCTCGTCCCCCACCACCGTGGCCCCGGCCGCGTCCGCCCACTTCGACACCGCGTCGAGCAGGCCCGCGTCCAGCACGAGGCCACTCGGGTTGTGGGGCGTGTTGATGATGACCACGTCGGGGCGCTCGCGCTCCAGCCGCTCGAGCCAGTCGCCCGCGTCGATGGACGGACGGCCGCGCGTGTCCCAGCGCACCGGCAGCCGCACCACCTGCGCGCCCTGCTGCATGGGCAGCTCATAGAGGAGCTGGAACGCGGGCCACGCCAGCGCCACCTTGCGCGGACGCAGCTGCCGGAAGAGCAGCAGCAGCGCCTCGCTGGTGCCCGTGGTGATGAGCACGTTCTCCCGCGTGGCGCCCGGGTGCATCGCGGCGACCAGGTCCCGCAGGTCCGCGCGCCCCCAGTTGGGGCTGTCACGCAGCAGCGTGGACAGGAAGACGGCCGAGGCCTCGTCGGGGCTCACGCCAGAGCCCGTCAAGAGCTCGCCCACGGTGACGGGACGGCCTCCGGACTCCCCCAGGTTGTAGCGCGCGGTGAACCGCGAGCCCTCCAGGTAGTCCTCCATGAAGAATGAGCGCAGCGGTTCCATCTCGACTCCGGATGTAGAGGACTCAGGCGGCCGGCACGGCGGCGACTTCAGGCCAGGCGACATCTCCGCGGTGCGCCACCACCACCTGCTGGATGGGCATGTCGAACGCTCGCGCCGACGTCAGGCCCACGGGCGTGAGCAGCGCCTGGAACTCCGGCAGGGACAGCACGTCCCCTTCGTTGGACACGTAGCGCCGCAGCGCGAAGTAGAGCGCGTCGAGCGGCCCGTCGCGGCGGTCCGTCAGGAGATAGCCGGAGATGAGCAGCAGCCCGCCGGGCTTGAGCGCCCGCGCGAGCTTCGCGAAGAAGCCCGGCAGCGCGTCGTGCGGCAGCGCGGGGATGATTTGCGGCAGGAGGATGACGTCGTACTCCGCCTCGCCGTAGTCCACCGAGAGGCAGTCGCCCTCCCACAGCCGCGAGCGCGCCTCCAGCTTCAGCTTCGTCAGGTGCGGGCGCACCGCGTCCAGCACGTGCACCGAGTCCAGGTACGTCACGTGCGTCGTCGGAGCCGCGAGCCCGAAGGCCGCGCCCCACACGCCCGAGCCCGTGCCCACGTCCAGCACCCGCGCCCCCGCGAGCGAGCGCATCTGCCCCACCAGCTCCGCGGCCTTGCGGCTCAGCCGCAGGTGCGAGCCGAAGATGCCGGAGATGCGCGAGGCGTTCTCCTGATAGATGCGGCGCGCTGTCTCCGGATCTCTCAGGTCCAGGCGGAAGCGATGCTCGCGCACCGCCTCCGCCAGATGTCCGAAGGCCTCCCAGTAGGCCATGGTCGCCGGCAGCGCGCGCTGGAAGTACGGCAGGCTCGTGGCGTCGAGCATCCGCGCCGCGGCTTCCGCGAAGGACCAACTCCCCGCCTCCTCCCGCGCCACGCCCAGCGAGGCGAGCACGCCCAAGAGCACGCCCAGCCCCTCGGGATGCACCTTCAGCTCGGTCGCGAGCGCGTCGCGAGGCGTCGCCCCCTCCACCAGTCGCGAGAGCAATCCCAGCTCCGCCGCCGCCACCAGCGCCTGCGTGCGCGCGAAGTTGCGCGCATACCGGTCGAAGAACTCCTCGGCTCGCGCATTGGGCGCAGGAGGCGACGGCTCCAGGAACAGGGCGCGGAACCACCCCAGCAAATCCCTCCCGTCCACCGAGGCGCCCGTGCGCACCGCCTCGGGCAGCTTCGCCACCACGTGCCACCATTCGGGCACCGCCCGGAGTCGCGCGCGGAACGCCGCATCGGAGAGGAACGCGGCCGTGTCCTCGGCGAGCAGATAGCCCTGGCCCTCCTCGAACAGCACGAAGCCCAGTCCCACCAGCGGCTCGAGGATGGCGCGGACCCCGCGGCGATTCGCGCCCAGGTGCTCGGCCATCGAGTCCAATGACAGAGGCGCCGCGCCCGGACCGGCGGAGAGCTGCCCGAACACCCCGAGCGAGAACGCGGCCTGGAGCGCCGCCGACTCGTTGCTCGCGTCACGGCCGAGGAAGTTGAGCTGCTGGACGAAGGCGGGCGACGCGGGAGGCTTCGACATGGACTCTCCTTCAGACCCAGCGGAACCAGCGCAGCGCGACCACCAGGGGGAGCACCGTCCAGGCCACGAGCACCACCATGGCCGGCCCCAGCGCCAGCAACGACGTCCCCTCCAGCATGATGGCGCGCAGGGAGTCATTGAGCGCCGTCAGCGGCAGCGCGTGGATGACCGGCTGCAACCAGCCCGGGAAGTTGTCCGACGCGAAGAAGACGCCGGACAGGAACAGCATCGGCATGGACACCAGGTTGACCAGCCCGCCCACCGACTCCTCGTTGTGCGCCCGGATGGACACCAGCAGCGCCAGCGAGGCGAAGCACATCGCGCCCAGCAACCCCATGCCCAGCAGCGCGCCATAGCTGCCGAACATCGGCACGCCGAACAGCCAGCGCGCGAAGGCGCAGAAGAAGGCGACCTCCAGCACCGCGAAGGCCGTGCGCCCTATCAGGAAGGCCAGGAAGAAGTGCGTGCGCGACATGGGCGTGCCCGCGAGCCGCTTGAGCAGCTTGCCGCCGCGCATGGACACCAGCGGCACCGCCAGCGCCCACAGGCTGGAGGACATCAACGACATCCCCAAGAGGCCCGGGATGAGGAAGTCGATGTAGCGATTGCCCGGCTCGGACACCGGCGTCGTCCGCACCGCCTCCAGTCGAGGCGCATCCGGCGCGCGCGCCAGCGCCTGCGAGACGAGCAGCCGCGCGGTCCTGCCCTCCGCCTGACTGGGGTCCACCAGCGCCTCGGGCCGAGGCGTGCCGGGCACCAGCACCAACGTCACGCGCCCCCGGGCGAGCTGACGACGCGCCTCGAGGAGCTCCAGCGTCTCCACCTCCAGCTCCGGCGTGCCCTCCAGCCGAGCGCGCAGCTCGGTGGCCCCTTCGCCTTGCGCGATGGCGACGCGCACGGGCGCGAGCGACTCGTTGCGGAAGGCCAGCCCCAGCACCAGCGTGGTGACGATGGGGAAGACGAACGTCCAGAACAGCACCTCGGGCTGGCGCCACAACACCCGCAGGCGCATCAACACCAGCTGACCCAGCGAGCCCATCACGCCGCCTTCTCCTCGTTGCCCTCGCGCAGCGAGCGCCCCGTCAACCCGATGAACACGTCATCCAACGTGGGCCGCCGCGTCGACAGGTGCTTGAGCTTCGCGCCGGACGCCTCCACCTCGCGCAGCACCGACGGCAGCGCCTCATGCAGCGCCTTCACCCGCAGGGACAGCCGGTCCGCGTGACGCTGCGCCGAGACGACGGTGGACAGGGGCGACAGCCGCTCCAGGTCGAGCGACGGCTCCGCCTCCAGCTCGATGACCTGCTCGGCCCCCAGCGACGCGACGATGTCCCCGGGCGTGCCCCGGCTGATGACGCGGCCCCGGTCGATGATGACCAGCCTGTCGCAGAGCACCTCGGCCTCGTCCATGTAGTGCGTCGTCAACACCACGGTGCGCCCCTTGGCCTTGAGCGCCGCCACCACGTCCCACAGGGCCCGGCGCGACTGCGGGTCCAGGCCCGTGGTCGGCTCGTCCAGGAAGAGCAGGTCCGGGTCTCCCGCCAGCCCCAGCGCCAGGGCCAACCGCTGCCGCTGGCCTCCCGACAACTTGCCCACCCGGGCGTGCCGCTTCTCCCCGAGCTGCACCATGCCAATCAGCTCCTCGAGCGGCAGCGGGCGCGGATAGAAGGACGCGAACATCCGCACCGTCTCCTCCACCGTGAGCTGCTCCACCAGCTTCGTCTCCTGGAGCGTCAGGCCGATGCGCTGGCGAAGCCGGGTCGCGTCACGCTTCCAGTCCAGCCCGAGCAGCCGTACATGACCGGAGGTCGGCTCCTGGAGGCCCTCGAGAATCTCCACGGTGGTCGTCTTGCCGGCGCCGTTGGGGCCGAGCAGGCCCACGCACTCGCCCCTTCGGATGTCCAGGTCGATGCCGTCCACGGCGGTGACGTCGCCGAAGCGCTTGACCAGTCCCTTCACCTCGATGGCGAGCTCGTCTGGGGATGTCATGGGGGGGAGTGGGCGGCAGTATGGCCCAACGCGGGCCGGGGCCCAACGGCGCGCGCGTGGAATGCGGCGGGCCGCGTCCGGGGGTGCTACGGTCCGCGGCCGTGGCCCTGAGCGACGGATTGGATGCGCGGGTTGACCGGCTGGAATTGCCGTTCAACGAGTACGGCGTGGACCCGTACGGAATCTCCCGGAAGCACGTGAGGGACGCGCTGCGCGTGTTCGCGCTCATCTACCGGTACTACTTCCGGGTGCGCTGCCACGGCATCGAGCACGTCCCCGCCCGAGGCCGGGGCATGCTCGTGGGCAACCACTCGGGCGGCGTGGCCGTGGACGGCGCCATGGTGCTGACGTCCACCATGCTGGAGATGGACCCGCCCAGGCTCGCCCAGGGCATGGTGGAGCGCTTCCTCCACAAGTTCCCCGTCTCCTCCTTGTGGGCCAGCCGCACCGGCCAGTTCACCGGCTTGCCCGAGCATGCGCGGCGGCTGCTCGAGGATGACCGGCTGCTGATGATTTTCCCCGAGGGCGCGCGCGGCACGGCGAAGCTGTTCCCGGACCGCTACTCGCTGGTGGACTTCGGCACGGGCTTCATCCGGCTGGCGCTCCAGACGCGCTCGCCCATCATCCCGTTCGCGTTCCTGGGGGGCGGCTCGGCCATCCCCACGGTGTTCAACGCGTACACGCTGGGCAAGTTGTTGGGCGTGCCGTACGTGCCGCTGACGCCGTACCTGTTGCCGGTGCCGCTGCCGGTGCAGTTGGAGATCCACTATGGCGAGCCGCTCGTCTTCCGGGGCACCGGGGACGAGGAGGACCACGTCATCGAGGGGTATGTGGCGAAGGTGAAGGAGCGCATCGCGGGTCTCATCGAGCGAGGCCGGGCGGGGCGACAGCACCGCGGGCTGGCCAGAAAGCTGCTGCCATGAGGGTGCTCATCCCGGGTATCTCCGGAGGAATCGCGCGCAAGCTGGCGCTGCGGTTGAAGAAGGCGGGCCACGAGGTGGCGGGCGTGGACATCCGTCCCTGGGACACGGCCCAGGAGGCGGACATCCAGGTGTTCCGCGGGGACGTGCGCAAGCGCGTGGCCGAGGACGTCTTCCGCCGCTGGCGTCCGGACGCGGTGGTGCACATGGCCACCGTCACGGCCTTCACGGTGCCGGGCGCGGAGCGCGGACGCATCAACCTGGACGGCACCAAGGCGGTGTTCGACCACTGCGCGGCGCACGGCGTGAAGCAGCTGCTGTTCGTGGGGCGGCACACGTTCTACGGCGCGGCGCCGGACTCGCCGCTGTACCACTCCGAGGACGAGCCGCCGCGCGCGCTGGAGGCCATCCCGGAGCTGGCGGACCTGGTGGCCGCGGACCTGTATGCCGCGACGGCGCTGTGGCGGCTGCCGGAGGTGACGACGGCGGTGCTGCGGCTGCCGTACACGCTGGGCGCGCCGGGCACGGGGACGCTGGCGTCGTTCCTCAAGGGGCGTCGGGTGCCGCTGGTGCTCGGGTACGACCCTCTCTTCCACGTGCTCCAGGAGGAGGACGTGGTGACGGCGCTGCAGCTGGCGCTGGAGAAGAAGATTCGGGGCATCTTCAACGTGGCCGGGCCTCCGCCGATTCCGCTGTCGGTCATCGTGCGCGAGACGCGGCGCACGGCGGTGCCGCTGCCTTCGCAGGTGCTGTCGTTCCTGTTGGGGCGGGCGGGCTTCCCTCGGCTGTCGGTGGGGGCGCTGGACCATCTGCGCTATCCCATCGTGGTGGACAACCGGCGCTTCCTGGAGGCGACGGGGTTCGAGTACCAGCACAGCGTGGCGGACACGCTGCGCATCTACCGCGAGGCGGCGCCTCCGCCGGTGTCCGGGGGGCTCATCTAGGGCCCTTCGGGGACGTGGTAGCGTGAGGGCTCCCTCGTGCCGCGAGTTGGAGCCCCATGCCGATGAAGCCCCTGCCCTTTTCCGCCAGGCCGGTCCGCAGGTTGGAGCGCCCGTCGCTCGAGGAGCTGCGGGAGTGGCACTACCGCGAGCCGGTCATCGTCCGGGGGCTCCTGGACGCCTCCGGGGCGCTGGGCGCGTTCCGCGCGCAGGGCACGTTGGATGGGAAGCTGGGGGTGCTGGAGACGCAGCTGGGTGAGCGTCCTCAGCATTACTTCTGCGTGTTGCCTCCGGAGTCGGGTGGGCACTACCGGCCCAAGCTGGTGGTGAACGATGCCGAGGGCGCCGTGGCGGTGATGCCCGAGCAGGGCAGCTTCGCGGACTTCGGGGAGCGGCTGAAGGCAGCGGTGCGCACGGGCGAGTACGTGTACATGCAGAACGGGATGCTCGAGCAGTCGCACGTGCGCGAGAAGCTGGGCTTCGACTTCCTCTCGTTCAGCGACCCGCTGGGGGTGGAGAGCAAGTTCTGGGTGGGCTCGGACGGGCAGGTGGTGAACCTGCACTACGACGACTGCATCAACTTCATCTGCATGTTCGAGGGCACCAAGCGGGTGACGATGTTCCCGCCGGAGCAGCTGGCGAACCTGTACCACGCGCCGCTGGACGTGCTGGGGGGCGGGGCGCCCACGACGCCCGTGCACCTGTTGAACCTGGACCTGGAGCGCTTCCCGCGGTTTGGCACGGCGCTGGAGCACGCGTGCGTGGCGGTGGTGGAGCCTGGGGAGGCGCTGTTGATTCCGCCCTTCTGGTGGCACCACGTGGAGTCCTTCGGGGCGATGCACGTGATGGTGAACAGCTTCATCACCACGATTCCGTCCACGGCGACGCTGGAGCTGTGGAAGGACCTGTCGGCGGGCATCCGCGCGCTGGCGGAGGCGACACCGGAGGAGCGGAATCGGGAGCGGGAGCTGTTCCGCCGTCGGGTGTTCGCGGGTGAGGAGGTCTCCGAGTCCTCGGCGCTGGCGGAGCAGGCGCGGGTGACGTTCCAGAAGCTGCCGGGTTCGTGGCGTGAGCACGTGGCCCGGCTGTGGGAGGCGTTCGCGTTCCAGACGCACGGTGCGCCGTTCGAGGAGTCGGCCGGCGGGCTCATGGGGCTCCTCGAGCGGCAGCAGGGACAGCTCACGCTCTATCCCAATGCCAACATGCTGGCGGAGATGCCGGACGTGATGGAGCTGCCTGCGGGGGACCCGGCGCCGCGGTAGTGGTGAACGTCACGCCTCGGGCCGATTCAAGCATGGATACGCTGAGCCCCAAGGAGCGCAGCGAGCGAATGTCCCGAGTGCGCAAGCGGGACACTCATGCTGCGGGCCTGTCCGGCGCTGCGTCGGATGAGCCCCCGGCGCTCAAGCTCCAGCACCATGCGGTGGACGGTGGGAGGAGTGGTGCCGAAATAGCGCTGCATGTCGGCTTCGGCGGGAGGGCGCCTGTTGAGCTTTGTGTAGGCGTGGATGAAGGCCAGGTATTGGCCTTGAAGGTCCGTGATGGGCTGAGGAGCGGAAGGAATCGACACGGAGGCAGAGAGGTAGTCCGCCTCCCCTTTCACGAAGTCGGAGCGCATGAATTTACGTTACCTCGTCACCCTTGCTGTCGAGGAGAAGTCGGAGTTGGAGGCCCTGGCGAAGGGCGGCACGGAGCGGGTGCGCCACGTCAAGCGTGCGCAGATTCTGCTGGCAGCCCATATCGGCATCACCGACGAGCAGATTGCCAGCAGTGTCCGGATGAGCATCTCGACGGTGTACCGAGTCAAGCGGCGGTTCGTGGAAGGAGGCGTGGAACACGCCCTGCACGAAAGGCAGCGACCCGGGGCCTCGCGCAAGCTGAGCGGCAAGCAGGAGGCACTTCTGGTGGCCACCGTCTGCTCGACGCCCCCGAAGGGACGTGCGCTGTGGACGCTCCAGTTGCTGGCCGATGAACTGGTGCGGCTGACCGAGCACGAGGACCTCTCGCGGGCAACGGTCCGCCGACGGTTGGAGGAGAACGAGCTCAAGCCCTGGCAGCAGCGCATGTGGTGCATCCCGAAAGTGGATGCCGAGTACGTCGCCCGAATGAAGGACGTGCTGGAGCTCTACGCCGAGCCACCAGACGCCAAGCGGCCGGTGGTCTGCTTCGATGAGACTCCCAATCAGCTGATTGGAGAAGTCCGTACGCCCCTGCCGGCCATGCCCGGCAAGCCCCGCCGTTACGATTTCGTCCCCAAGCACGCCAGTTGGCTGAACATGGTGGAGATTGAAATCAGCGTCCTCACCCGCCAATGCCTGGACAGGCGGATTGGCACCAAGCCCGCCTTGAAACGGGAGGTGGCCCGGTGGGAGCGGATGCGCAACAAGGAGAGGGCTCGCGTCCGCTGGCGGTTCTCTGTAGACAGCGCCCGCACCAAACTTGGTCGAGCGTACCCCCAGGCCCAGGCAGCAGTGGCCGCTGCTGCCTGAACCCTTCAAAACCTCTGTGCCGAGGTAGTAGTCAAGTTGGCTCAAACTATTTGCCGCGAACCACCATCAATCATCAAGCTCAAAGTTCCACAAGGCAGGCTGAGACACTCAGAACCACTCCGATTGAGTAGGGCAAGACACACTGATTAACACAGTTGATTGCACCTTCGCCAGGGCCCAATACTACACAGCGCCCAATGCATTCACGGAGTTCCGGCGGAAGCCGAATCGCATTAATGCATTCCATGAACTCAGTGACACCCTGAGCACGCACCTCACCGTGGTCCGCAGGCTGTTCAACCGGTTGCTCGTTTGAGAGCTGCTCCTCTTCGGTCCCCACAGGTCCACAGCCAACCGCCAGCAACAACGCTCCAATAGCAACAACCCGCTTCATTTGATTGAGCATAGTGAAACCCTCGCAATAGACTACATATTGACTGTCTCACCACGAACTCCAGCAACACAAACACGAACCACTGGCCACTTCACGTATTTAACTGTCGCCGTGCCCTTGAGTACAATGGGGCTCATTACTGGTGCGGGGCACCTTGGCCCGCATATGGGCCACTCCCGGAATCCGCACCCATTTACGTGGGGTACCACTCACCATCGAAGGCTCCCGCCGAGCCCACTCAGTCATCGCCGGAGTTATCCAGCGCTTGAGCGTGTCCTAGCTCAAGAAACACAAGCTGTGCCCTCGTGCTTGGTACTTCGCCAAGGTGTTGCGGTTGCCCGAGCCCACCACGGAGGCACAGCAGGTCGGCACCGAAGGCCACGCGCAGCTTGAGCACTTCCTGTCCACGGGCGAAGACGTACTCGGCGCGTTCGCGACGGCGGGTGCCCATCTCCTGCCGACGCCGGCGCTGACTTGCTCGTCGAACAGCCCCTCGACGGCGCGACCGATGGCCTGGGCGATGTGACTCTTGCCGGTGCCCGGAGGGCCGAGGAAGAGCGCGTCCTCGCGCCGCTCCACGAAGCCGCCGGTGGCCAGCTCGAAGACGAGGCGGCGATTCATCTTCTTGTTGAAGTCGAAGTCGAAGCCGTCGAGCGTCTTGCCCGCGTCGCGGAAGGCGCCCAGCTTCAGGCGGCGTTGGATGAAGCTGTCGCTGCGACGCGTCAACTCGTCGTTGACGAGTGCGGAGAGGAAGTCGAGGGGAGCGAGCTTCTCGGCTTGAGCCTGTAAGAGGCGCGCCTCGACGGCCTGGGCCATGCCAGACAGGCGCAAGGTGGTGAGGGCACGGGTGATTTCGACGAGATTCATGTCTCGGTGTCTCCTGGGTGAGGGGTGGGCTGGGTGAGGCGGGCGATGACGTCGCGGTAGTGGGTGAGTTCGCGGATGAGCGGGTCCACCTGGTGCAGGCCCCACCGGCCGGGGCAGCAGCCTCGGACGCTCCTCGCCGAACATGGCCGCCACCTGGCGCTTGGTGGTGCCGTGGATTCGGGTGTCCGCCCACCGGGCCTCCCACGCGTCGAGGTAGGCCTGTGCGACCTGCAGGGACTCGAAGCGCAGCCCCTTGAGCGGCGTGCGCTGCGCGTGCCCCACCGCCGACTCCACCTTGCCCTTTCTGTCCGGGTGGCGGACCCGGGCTGGCAGGGCCGTGGCGCCGCAGTGGGCCAGCACGTCTCGGAAGAGGGGATTGAGGGCCGGCTCGTACACGTCCGCCGCCAGCACGCCCTCGCGCAGGTTGTCCAGCACCACCGTGCGCGCCACACCTCCCAGCCGGCGGAACGCCTCCTCGTGCAACTGCGCCCACGTCCGGCTGGAAGACTTCCAGCACAACAGCCTCACCGACTTGCGGCTGTAGCCCAGCGTCACGACGAACATGCGCGTGCGCCGGTACTTCCCCGTCTCCGGGTGGCGCACCATGGGCCCCTCCCCGTAGTCCACCTGGGCCTCCTCTCCTGGCGCCGTGTGGATGACGGCCTTGGCCTCCGGGCCCTGGCTGTCCCTCATCGTGCGGACGAAGCGACGCACGCTGATGTAGCTGCCCGTGTAGCCCTGCGTGTCGACGAGTTCCTCGTAGACGGCGCGCGCGTTGCGGCCCACCTCCAGTCGCTGCTGCACCAGGTCCACGTACGGGGCGACGATGCTCGCCCTCAGGTGCCGGACCGCGGCGCGGCTGCGTGGCGCAGCGTCGGTGGTCCCCTCATTGGCCGGTTTTGCTCCCGAGGAGGGCTCCTCGCCCGCGGGACGCACCTCGGTGGTCCCCTCATTGGCCGGTTTTGTCTTGCCCCACCGGCGCGGCGGACGCACTCCTACTCCCGCCGCCTTCAGGTAGCCGCTGGCCGTCTCACGGCGGACCCCCGTCGTCTCCTCGATTCGTCTCAGACTCCAGCCCAACCGACCCAGGGCGATGACCTGCTGCTGCTTCTCGTCGCTCAAGACGTTGCCCATCCCCCAGGCGGACTCCACGTCCTACCCGGGCGTCAACGTCTCGGCCCTCCCCTTTGGCCGCTTTTCAGGGGACCTTCATTGGCCGGTTTTGGGTGACCACTGAGGGTTGAACTGGAGCGCCCAGCGCTGGAGGGTGGCACGAAGGCCGTCCTCCGCGCGCTGGGAGTACCCGTCACCGAACTGGGCCTTCAGGATGCATGGCTGTGCCTGCTGCTGCGCGCCGTAGTCTGGCGTGAAGGGGAAGCGCTCCATTCCCGGTAGCGTCAGCGGCGACGCGGACGCAATCCATCAGCCTGCATGGAAGCGTCTCGTCGTCCCTGGGCCGGGCAGAGCATCCTCAAGGCGATCGTCTCCATCTGCACGTACGCCACACGCGCGCGCATGGAGCGCGTCCTCGCCTCGGGACTGCCATCCCGTCCCGCGACGACCTGCTGCAGTTCCCTCTCCACCGCCGCCAGTCCCTGCGCGAGCGCCACCCGCCTG contains these protein-coding regions:
- a CDS encoding pyridoxal phosphate-dependent aminotransferase, coding for MEPLRSFFMEDYLEGSRFTARYNLGESGGRPVTVGELLTGSGVSPDEASAVFLSTLLRDSPNWGRADLRDLVAAMHPGATRENVLITTGTSEALLLLFRQLRPRKVALAWPAFQLLYELPMQQGAQVVRLPVRWDTRGRPSIDAGDWLERLERERPDVVIINTPHNPSGLVLDAGLLDAVSKWADAAGATVVGDEHYRFLSSEDAVLGATVYRPGTRSFVTGSFIKCLGCPGLRIGWCVGDTEMLARMQNEKNYTTHTVNPVTEWISYEVLKDLHSPALKRAREDWLQNRRTLAAFLERSRGVYGTAPQGGLVTCIGVKGALEPAAFTSRLEALAAEGVFVLPLSAMEVGTPDGAHPLERGHGFRLGLGADPAHFAEALAVIERATAP
- a CDS encoding methyltransferase family protein: MSKPPASPAFVQQLNFLGRDASNESAALQAAFSLGVFGQLSAGPGAAPLSLDSMAEHLGANRRGVRAILEPLVGLGFVLFEEGQGYLLAEDTAAFLSDAAFRARLRAVPEWWHVVAKLPEAVRTGASVDGRDLLGWFRALFLEPSPPAPNARAEEFFDRYARNFARTQALVAAAELGLLSRLVEGATPRDALATELKVHPEGLGVLLGVLASLGVAREEAGSWSFAEAAARMLDATSLPYFQRALPATMAYWEAFGHLAEAVREHRFRLDLRDPETARRIYQENASRISGIFGSHLRLSRKAAELVGQMRSLAGARVLDVGTGSGVWGAAFGLAAPTTHVTYLDSVHVLDAVRPHLTKLKLEARSRLWEGDCLSVDYGEAEYDVILLPQIIPALPHDALPGFFAKLARALKPGGLLLISGYLLTDRRDGPLDALYFALRRYVSNEGDVLSLPEFQALLTPVGLTSARAFDMPIQQVVVAHRGDVAWPEVAAVPAA
- a CDS encoding ABC transporter permease yields the protein MGSLGQLVLMRLRVLWRQPEVLFWTFVFPIVTTLVLGLAFRNESLAPVRVAIAQGEGATELRARLEGTPELEVETLELLEARRQLARGRVTLVLVPGTPRPEALVDPSQAEGRTARLLVSQALARAPDAPRLEAVRTTPVSEPGNRYIDFLIPGLLGMSLMSSSLWALAVPLVSMRGGKLLKRLAGTPMSRTHFFLAFLIGRTAFAVLEVAFFCAFARWLFGVPMFGSYGALLGMGLLGAMCFASLALLVSIRAHNEESVGGLVNLVSMPMLFLSGVFFASDNFPGWLQPVIHALPLTALNDSLRAIMLEGTSLLALGPAMVVLVAWTVLPLVVALRWFRWV
- a CDS encoding ABC transporter ATP-binding protein, with the translated sequence MTSPDELAIEVKGLVKRFGDVTAVDGIDLDIRRGECVGLLGPNGAGKTTTVEILEGLQEPTSGHVRLLGLDWKRDATRLRQRIGLTLQETKLVEQLTVEETVRMFASFYPRPLPLEELIGMVQLGEKRHARVGKLSGGQRQRLALALGLAGDPDLLFLDEPTTGLDPQSRRALWDVVAALKAKGRTVVLTTHYMDEAEVLCDRLVIIDRGRVISRGTPGDIVASLGAEQVIELEAEPSLDLERLSPLSTVVSAQRHADRLSLRVKALHEALPSVLREVEASGAKLKHLSTRRPTLDDVFIGLTGRSLREGNEEKAA
- a CDS encoding lysophospholipid acyltransferase family protein; translated protein: MALSDGLDARVDRLELPFNEYGVDPYGISRKHVRDALRVFALIYRYYFRVRCHGIEHVPARGRGMLVGNHSGGVAVDGAMVLTSTMLEMDPPRLAQGMVERFLHKFPVSSLWASRTGQFTGLPEHARRLLEDDRLLMIFPEGARGTAKLFPDRYSLVDFGTGFIRLALQTRSPIIPFAFLGGGSAIPTVFNAYTLGKLLGVPYVPLTPYLLPVPLPVQLEIHYGEPLVFRGTGDEEDHVIEGYVAKVKERIAGLIERGRAGRQHRGLARKLLP
- a CDS encoding SDR family oxidoreductase encodes the protein MRVLIPGISGGIARKLALRLKKAGHEVAGVDIRPWDTAQEADIQVFRGDVRKRVAEDVFRRWRPDAVVHMATVTAFTVPGAERGRINLDGTKAVFDHCAAHGVKQLLFVGRHTFYGAAPDSPLYHSEDEPPRALEAIPELADLVAADLYAATALWRLPEVTTAVLRLPYTLGAPGTGTLASFLKGRRVPLVLGYDPLFHVLQEEDVVTALQLALEKKIRGIFNVAGPPPIPLSVIVRETRRTAVPLPSQVLSFLLGRAGFPRLSVGALDHLRYPIVVDNRRFLEATGFEYQHSVADTLRIYREAAPPPVSGGLI
- a CDS encoding cupin-like domain-containing protein; this encodes MKPLPFSARPVRRLERPSLEELREWHYREPVIVRGLLDASGALGAFRAQGTLDGKLGVLETQLGERPQHYFCVLPPESGGHYRPKLVVNDAEGAVAVMPEQGSFADFGERLKAAVRTGEYVYMQNGMLEQSHVREKLGFDFLSFSDPLGVESKFWVGSDGQVVNLHYDDCINFICMFEGTKRVTMFPPEQLANLYHAPLDVLGGGAPTTPVHLLNLDLERFPRFGTALEHACVAVVEPGEALLIPPFWWHHVESFGAMHVMVNSFITTIPSTATLELWKDLSAGIRALAEATPEERNRERELFRRRVFAGEEVSESSALAEQARVTFQKLPGSWREHVARLWEAFAFQTHGAPFEESAGGLMGLLERQQGQLTLYPNANMLAEMPDVMELPAGDPAPR
- a CDS encoding LexA family protein, with protein sequence MRSDFVKGEADYLSASVSIPSAPQPITDLQGQYLAFIHAYTKLNRRPPAEADMQRYFGTTPPTVHRMVLELERRGLIRRSAGQARSMSVPLAHSGHSLAALLGAQRIHA
- a CDS encoding IS630 family transposase; this translates as MNLRYLVTLAVEEKSELEALAKGGTERVRHVKRAQILLAAHIGITDEQIASSVRMSISTVYRVKRRFVEGGVEHALHERQRPGASRKLSGKQEALLVATVCSTPPKGRALWTLQLLADELVRLTEHEDLSRATVRRRLEENELKPWQQRMWCIPKVDAEYVARMKDVLELYAEPPDAKRPVVCFDETPNQLIGEVRTPLPAMPGKPRRYDFVPKHASWLNMVEIEISVLTRQCLDRRIGTKPALKREVARWERMRNKERARVRWRFSVDSARTKLGRAYPQAQAAVAAAA
- a CDS encoding phage tail protein, with protein sequence MERFPFTPDYGAQQQAQPCILKAQFGDGYSQRAEDGLRATLQRWALQFNPQWSPKTGQ